In one Mycobacterium heckeshornense genomic region, the following are encoded:
- a CDS encoding HNH endonuclease — protein MNFGTSGRLSIILMSRRPGAPRDDRIEEDGRVLIYEGHDRPQTRGGPDPKTLDQPERGPGGTLTQNGLFLQAASQHRELGMPPERVRVYEKMRTGIWTFNGTFRLVDGWREESNERLVFKFRLEVDPDATPLVDSREPRLEQNRLIPTDVKLAVWKRDEGKCVECGSTDNLHFDHIIPYSRGGSSLVAQNIQLMCARHNLAKHDKIQ, from the coding sequence GCGCACCTCGCGACGATCGAATCGAAGAGGACGGTCGTGTCCTTATCTACGAAGGCCACGACAGGCCACAAACCCGGGGCGGTCCGGACCCGAAGACGCTCGACCAGCCTGAGCGCGGGCCAGGAGGCACGCTAACCCAGAACGGATTATTCCTGCAGGCTGCGTCACAACACCGCGAGCTGGGGATGCCGCCGGAGCGCGTTCGCGTGTACGAAAAAATGCGCACCGGCATCTGGACATTCAACGGCACGTTCAGGCTTGTAGATGGCTGGCGGGAAGAGTCCAACGAGCGATTGGTGTTCAAATTTCGGCTCGAGGTCGATCCAGATGCGACGCCGCTTGTCGACTCGCGCGAGCCGCGTCTAGAGCAGAACCGACTCATTCCAACGGACGTGAAGCTGGCCGTGTGGAAGCGGGACGAAGGCAAGTGTGTCGAGTGCGGAAGCACCGACAACTTGCACTTCGACCACATCATCCCGTACTCGCGCGGCGGCTCCTCGCTCGTAGCCCAGAACATCCAGTTGATGTGTGCGCGGCACAATTTGGCGAAGCACGACAAGATCCAGTGA
- a CDS encoding DUF3060 domain-containing protein, whose protein sequence is MDDQEDPEKRIAELERQLAEQTRAAELGSQQISVSRSDETPRTPPVAPTPASPTPDSSAGFPRWRRSGPLPRWRLVWILVAFWVVMIAVGNGVSRIFTHVSHYSSPPSSSTMLPLTGGPSASSVAPQPFPSELTVGRGGVLSLGGNGRSQTVSCNDGTLNLSGNNNTFTVTGHCLRLQVSGNYTHVTIDSADTIDAGGIYTVTIYHSGTPTINKSGIDVTVSQG, encoded by the coding sequence ATGGACGACCAGGAGGACCCCGAGAAGCGCATCGCCGAGCTGGAACGGCAGCTGGCCGAGCAGACGCGCGCCGCCGAACTCGGTAGTCAACAGATCTCGGTGTCCAGAAGCGACGAGACGCCCCGGACGCCACCCGTAGCGCCCACTCCGGCGTCACCAACGCCAGACAGCAGCGCAGGTTTCCCGCGATGGCGACGCAGCGGCCCGCTGCCCCGGTGGCGCTTGGTTTGGATATTGGTGGCCTTCTGGGTGGTCATGATCGCGGTGGGAAATGGTGTGAGTCGGATTTTCACGCACGTGAGCCACTATTCTTCTCCCCCCTCGTCCTCAACGATGCTTCCGTTAACCGGTGGGCCCAGCGCCTCGTCTGTTGCGCCGCAGCCCTTTCCGAGCGAGCTGACGGTCGGGCGCGGTGGGGTGCTCAGCCTCGGCGGTAACGGAAGATCGCAAACCGTCTCATGCAACGACGGCACGCTGAATCTGTCCGGCAACAACAACACATTCACGGTCACCGGTCACTGTCTTAGGCTACAAGTTTCAGGCAACTACACCCATGTAACGATCGACAGTGCCGACACGATCGACGCCGGCGGCATCTACACTGTGACGATTTATCATTCGGGCACGCCGACGATCAACAAGTCGGGGATCGATGTTACCGTCAGCCAGGGCTGA